The proteins below are encoded in one region of Aquisphaera giovannonii:
- a CDS encoding DUF2997 domain-containing protein: MKTIEITVDAKGNATVAIRGFAGPECREASRFLERALGPTATERLTAEYYGQPQQAGRRIEQSS, translated from the coding sequence ATGAAGACCATCGAGATCACCGTCGACGCGAAGGGCAATGCCACCGTCGCCATCCGAGGCTTCGCCGGCCCCGAGTGCCGCGAGGCCAGCCGGTTCCTCGAGCGGGCCCTCGGCCCGACGGCCACGGAGCGGCTCACGGCCGAGTACTACGGTCAGCCCCAGCAGGCCGGGCGGAGGATCGAGCAGTCCTCCTGA
- a CDS encoding AAA family ATPase: MSLAERLSEYVRAAFAGIWIRSSEHDDALQEIAGLCRRQGWSLATWDVDRGLAVAGSAGEAHAAAGVGDPIAAIRALGSLATDDGTALLVLRNFHRLLGGPDVVQAVDSAVSAGKRARTFVVILAPVVQLPVELERQFVVIEHELPDRTQVLQIARSIAAEPGELPEPPGLVAVLEAAAGLTRAEAENAFSLSLVRHGRVVPDVLWELKARMLKEGGLMTVHRGGESFADLGGLEALKAFCRRSLARRAAGSPSRPRGILLLGVPGTGKSAFCKALGNEVGRPTLVLDIGALMGSLVGQTEERTRQALRVADAMAPCIVFVDEIEKGLAGIQPGGQSDGGVSARLFGALLSYLNDHETDVYFVCSANDVSKLPPEFTRAERFDAVYFVDLPGAAEKEQIWRLYQERYRLDASQRRPRDRDWTGAEIRACCRLASLLDVPLVEAAGNIVPVAVTAGESIERLRDWAAGRCLSADRPGIYSREAGPERPGRGVRRADPSAN; the protein is encoded by the coding sequence ATGTCGCTCGCCGAGCGATTGTCGGAGTACGTGCGCGCCGCGTTCGCGGGCATCTGGATCCGGTCGTCGGAGCACGACGACGCATTGCAGGAGATCGCCGGCCTCTGCCGACGGCAGGGCTGGTCGCTGGCCACCTGGGACGTCGACCGCGGCCTGGCGGTCGCCGGCTCGGCCGGGGAGGCCCACGCCGCGGCGGGCGTCGGCGATCCCATCGCGGCGATCCGGGCGCTGGGGTCGCTGGCGACCGACGACGGCACGGCGCTGCTCGTGCTCCGCAACTTCCACCGACTCCTGGGCGGCCCGGACGTCGTCCAGGCGGTCGACTCGGCCGTCTCGGCCGGCAAGCGGGCGCGGACGTTCGTCGTTATCCTGGCGCCGGTCGTCCAGCTCCCGGTCGAGCTCGAGCGCCAGTTCGTCGTCATCGAGCACGAGCTGCCGGACCGCACCCAGGTCCTGCAGATCGCCCGCTCGATCGCCGCCGAGCCGGGCGAGCTGCCCGAGCCCCCTGGCCTCGTCGCCGTGCTCGAGGCGGCCGCGGGGCTGACCCGCGCCGAGGCCGAGAACGCCTTCAGCCTCTCACTGGTGCGGCACGGGCGGGTCGTCCCCGACGTTCTCTGGGAGCTCAAGGCCAGGATGCTGAAGGAGGGCGGCCTGATGACGGTCCACCGCGGCGGCGAGTCGTTCGCCGACCTCGGCGGCCTGGAGGCCCTCAAGGCCTTCTGCCGCCGGTCGCTCGCCCGCAGGGCGGCGGGCAGCCCGTCCCGGCCGCGGGGAATCCTGCTGCTGGGCGTCCCGGGCACCGGCAAGAGCGCCTTCTGCAAGGCGCTGGGCAATGAGGTCGGCCGGCCCACGCTGGTGCTCGACATCGGGGCCCTGATGGGCTCGCTCGTCGGCCAGACGGAGGAGCGGACGAGGCAGGCGCTTCGAGTCGCCGACGCAATGGCCCCGTGCATCGTCTTCGTCGACGAGATCGAGAAGGGTTTGGCCGGCATTCAGCCCGGCGGCCAGTCCGACGGCGGCGTCTCGGCGCGGCTGTTCGGGGCACTGCTGTCGTACCTCAACGACCACGAGACCGACGTCTACTTCGTCTGCTCGGCCAACGACGTCTCGAAGCTGCCGCCGGAATTCACCCGCGCCGAGCGTTTCGACGCGGTCTACTTCGTCGACCTGCCGGGGGCCGCGGAGAAGGAGCAGATCTGGCGGCTCTACCAGGAGCGGTACCGGCTCGACGCGTCCCAGCGGCGGCCGCGCGACCGCGACTGGACCGGCGCCGAGATCCGGGCCTGCTGCCGCCTGGCGAGCCTGCTCGACGTGCCGCTGGTCGAGGCGGCGGGGAACATCGTCCCGGTGGCCGTCACCGCGGGCGAGTCGATCGAGCGGCTGAGGGACTGGGCCGCCGGCCGCTGCCTGTCCGCCGACCGGCCGGGGATCTACTCGCGC